Genomic DNA from Nitratidesulfovibrio vulgaris str. Hildenborough:
TTCGAGCAGGTTGGGCACGTTGCGGGTCTCACCGCCGCCGCACCAGTGCTCGGTCAGGCTGTAGGTGGTCAGCACGATGGGGTATTTGGGGTCGGCTGCCTTGGCTATCTGATCCATATCGGAGGTATGGAACTTGTAGACGGGGCTGGACAGCTGCTTCGAGAACGGATGGCTGTCGAGCGGCGTCTCGGCAGGTTCGTAATGCTCGGGGAAAGGCCCGTCCATGCGGCCGGTGCCATAGAACTGGGCGAAGCCGTCCTTGTTCATGATGAACGGCAGCTTGCCCTTCTCCTTGTCCGCCATGGGCGGCCATGGACCGTCGGGCACGTCGCCCACCCATTTGGCACCGTCCCATTCGATGACGGCCTTCTTCGGGTTCCATGGCTTGCCGTTCACGTCCACCGACGCACGGTTGTAGAGGATGCGCCGGTTCACAGGCCAGCACCACGACCAGTTGGGGAACAGGCCGATATTGGCCTGCATGGGCGTCTGCCGGGCATCGCGACGCTTGGACTTGTTGCCGTCCTCTTCGGTGTAGCTACCGGTGTACAGCCAGTTCAACGACGAGGTGCTGCCATCGTCCTTCAGTTGTCCGAACGCAGGCACCAGTTGGCCGCGCTTGTATTCCTTGTCGCCCACCTTGGTGTCGGCCCAGAAGAAGCCGTTGATGCGGCGTGTCCACTCCTCGGGGTCGAACTTGTCGGTCCAGTGCAGCTTCAGCACCGGGTCGGGCAGCGTACCGCCCTCGGCCTTGTACAGGGCGCGAATCTTGTTCACCAACGGCACGAAGATGTCGGCGAAGTTGCGCGCCTGTCCCGGTTCCACGGCCTTGTCGAACCATTGCAGCCAGCGTCCGCTGTTGCTGATGGTGCCAGCCTTCTCGACGCGGTGGGCGGAGGGCAGCAGGAACACCTCGGTCTTGCACGCCTTGGGGTCGACGCCGGGCCGCTTCCAGTTGTCCGTGGTCTCGGAGTTGTGCAACTCGGAGCACACCAGCCAGTCGAGCTTGTCGAGCGCCGCACGCATCTTGTTGGTGTTGGGGAAGCTGTTCATGGGGTTCACGCCGAAGATGAAGCCCCCTTTCAGCTTGCCATGATACATGCGGTCCATGACGTACATGTACGAGTAGTCCTCGCCCTTTTCGAGCTTGGGCAGATACTCGTAGCAGAAGTCGTTCTCGGGGGTCGCCGCGTCACCGAACCAGCCCTTCAGCAGGCTGGCGACGTACTTCGGCCTGTTGCTCCACCAGTTGGCGCTGTTCTTCAGCGTGGTGACGGGCGTGTTGGCCTTGTTGTAGTCTGCCAGCGTCTGCCACTGTGCCACCGGCATGGCGTTGTAGCCCGGCAGGATATGGTACAGCAGCGCGTGGTCGGTGGAACCCTGAACGTTGGGTTCACCACGCAGCGCGTTGATACCGCCGCCCGCCACACCGATGTTGCCCAGAAGCAGCTGGATGAGGGTCGAGGTACGGATGTTCTGCACGCCCACGGTATGCTGCGTCCAGCCAAGGGCGTACAGGATGGTGCCCGCCTTGTCGGGTCTGCCCGTGGCACAGAAGGCATCATAGACGCGCAGCAGGTTCTCTTCGGAGACGCCGGTGACGTCGGAGACGTTCTTCAGCGTATAGCGCTCATAGTGCTTCTTCATCAGATTGAAGACGCACCGCTCGTTCTTGAGGGTGGGGTCCATGACCGGGCCACCGTCGGGTCCCTTCTCGAACTCCCATTTGCTGCGGTCGTAGGTGCGGGTCTTGGGGTCGTACCCGCTGAAGATGCCGTCCTCGAAGGCATAGTCCTTGCCCACGACGAACGCGG
This window encodes:
- the fdnG gene encoding formate dehydrogenase-N subunit alpha; its protein translation is MKTTRRSFLKLVGVSVVGLSLGQLGFDLEDAQAYAVKLKIEGAKEVGTVCPFCSVCCQVIAYVRNGKLVSTEGDPDFPVNEGALCAKGAALFSMYTNPHRLTKPLYRAPHSDKWVEKDWDWTLNQIARRVKDARDKDMILKNDKGQTVNRLESIFMMGTSHASNEECAVIHQAMRGLGVVHMDHQARVUHSPTVAALAESFGRGAMTNHWIDIKNTDAVLIIGSNAAEHHPVAFKWIMRARDNGAVLMHVDPKFSRTSARCDFHVPLRSGTDIAFLGGMVNHIIAKDLYFKDYVANYTNAAFVVGKDYAFEDGIFSGYDPKTRTYDRSKWEFEKGPDGGPVMDPTLKNERCVFNLMKKHYERYTLKNVSDVTGVSEENLLRVYDAFCATGRPDKAGTILYALGWTQHTVGVQNIRTSTLIQLLLGNIGVAGGGINALRGEPNVQGSTDHALLYHILPGYNAMPVAQWQTLADYNKANTPVTTLKNSANWWSNRPKYVASLLKGWFGDAATPENDFCYEYLPKLEKGEDYSYMYVMDRMYHGKLKGGFIFGVNPMNSFPNTNKMRAALDKLDWLVCSELHNSETTDNWKRPGVDPKACKTEVFLLPSAHRVEKAGTISNSGRWLQWFDKAVEPGQARNFADIFVPLVNKIRALYKAEGGTLPDPVLKLHWTDKFDPEEWTRRINGFFWADTKVGDKEYKRGQLVPAFGQLKDDGSTSSLNWLYTGSYTEEDGNKSKRRDARQTPMQANIGLFPNWSWCWPVNRRILYNRASVDVNGKPWNPKKAVIEWDGAKWVGDVPDGPWPPMADKEKGKLPFIMNKDGFAQFYGTGRMDGPFPEHYEPAETPLDSHPFSKQLSSPVYKFHTSDMDQIAKAADPKYPIVLTTYSLTEHWCGGGETRNVPNLLETEPQLYIEMSPELAEEKGIKNGDGVIVESIRGRAEAIAMVTVRIRPFTVMGKTVHLVGMPFAYGWTTPKCGDSTNRLTVGAYDPNTTIPESKACLVNVRKADKLTEIA